The proteins below come from a single Serratia fonticola genomic window:
- a CDS encoding SgrR family transcriptional regulator — translation MRLVHRLGQYQRLYHQLGSSPVAITIGELAAIFYCSERHARTLVQQLQQQGWLSWQSQAGRGKRAQLQCLKTPDELRTAHLQRLLQLGDHQGALEMAQLAPEHLQELLSPHLGGQWQEGSPTLRIPYYRTLEKLDPLTLSGRAEQHLVATVYAGLTRFNTGCPEPQPDLAHHWQISEDGLRWQFFLRSQLRWHNGEALTGQQLLQTLNALQHHPRSQPLLSSVAAISLPHALCIQFDLQMPDYWLAHRLAELPCLITHPELPNLGAGPFKLALNEPHMVRLEQHPYYHLQHPYLESIEYWITPELPTRSTDTSCQHPVRITIGQQGELAQARPVQRSMSQGWCYLAINQRRGVLSEAQGQKLLMLIQRSGLLASLPIQQGVIMPSHEMLPGWAIPEHDVRQDVELPPRLTLLYHPPIELESVTQALQQLLAEHGCQLEIRYYSGKRWQSTEQIAQADLLLADNLIGEAPEATLESWLRRDLLWQGILQEEDWQHQQRTLQQIQQCPAPQQRFSQLKAYYQQLMGAAILTPLFNYQYQVSAPPRIHGVMLTAYGWFDFCQAWLPPPLDD, via the coding sequence ATGCGCCTGGTTCATCGCCTCGGTCAGTATCAACGTTTGTACCACCAGCTAGGCAGCTCGCCGGTGGCGATCACGATCGGTGAATTAGCTGCGATCTTCTATTGCAGCGAGCGGCATGCTCGCACCCTGGTGCAGCAGTTGCAGCAACAAGGCTGGCTAAGTTGGCAATCACAGGCCGGAAGGGGGAAACGCGCGCAGTTGCAGTGCCTGAAAACCCCCGATGAACTGCGGACTGCGCATCTCCAACGTTTACTGCAACTGGGCGATCATCAGGGAGCCTTGGAAATGGCGCAGCTGGCGCCAGAGCATCTGCAAGAGTTGCTGAGCCCCCACCTCGGCGGCCAATGGCAGGAAGGCAGCCCTACGCTGCGTATCCCTTATTACCGTACGTTGGAAAAGCTCGATCCGTTGACGCTAAGCGGCCGTGCGGAACAGCATCTGGTCGCGACCGTCTATGCCGGTTTGACACGCTTCAATACCGGTTGCCCAGAACCGCAGCCCGATCTTGCCCATCACTGGCAGATTAGCGAAGACGGCCTGCGTTGGCAGTTCTTTCTGCGTAGTCAGCTGCGATGGCATAACGGTGAGGCCTTAACGGGCCAACAGCTATTGCAAACCCTCAACGCCCTGCAACACCATCCGCGCAGCCAGCCATTATTGAGCAGCGTGGCGGCAATCAGCCTGCCGCATGCGCTATGCATCCAGTTCGATCTGCAAATGCCCGATTATTGGCTGGCGCACCGGCTGGCAGAACTGCCCTGCCTGATAACGCACCCAGAGTTACCGAACCTCGGTGCAGGTCCCTTTAAGTTGGCACTAAACGAGCCGCATATGGTGCGGTTGGAACAACATCCTTACTACCATCTGCAACATCCTTATCTGGAAAGCATCGAATATTGGATCACGCCAGAGTTACCAACCCGCAGTACCGACACCAGTTGCCAGCACCCGGTACGTATCACCATCGGCCAGCAGGGAGAACTGGCACAGGCACGGCCGGTACAACGCAGTATGAGCCAAGGGTGGTGCTATCTGGCGATTAACCAGCGCCGTGGTGTACTGAGTGAGGCCCAAGGGCAAAAGCTGCTGATGCTGATCCAGCGCTCCGGCCTGCTGGCCAGCTTGCCCATCCAGCAGGGCGTGATCATGCCAAGCCATGAAATGCTGCCCGGCTGGGCGATCCCTGAACATGATGTCAGACAGGATGTTGAGCTCCCCCCTCGGTTGACGCTGCTGTACCATCCACCGATCGAATTAGAGAGCGTGACTCAGGCTTTGCAACAATTGCTGGCGGAGCATGGCTGCCAATTAGAGATCCGCTATTATTCCGGCAAACGTTGGCAAAGTACCGAGCAGATAGCCCAAGCAGATCTGTTGCTGGCCGATAACCTGATTGGTGAAGCTCCGGAAGCGACGTTAGAAAGTTGGCTACGTCGCGATTTGCTGTGGCAAGGGATTTTGCAAGAAGAGGATTGGCAACACCAACAGCGGACCCTGCAACAAATCCAGCAATGCCCAGCACCGCAGCAGCGCTTCAGCCAGCTAAAAGCGTATTATCAACAGTTGATGGGGGCCGCGATCCTCACTCCCCTATTCAACTATCAGTATCAGGTCAGTGCCCCTCCCCGCATACATGGTGTGATGCTCACCGCCTACGGCTGGTTTGATTTTTGCCAGGCTTGGCTGCCACCGCCGCTGGATGATTAG
- the cof gene encoding HMP-PP phosphatase, translating into MYRLAAFDMDGTLLTPDHRVGPETLSALKQLIDREMVVTFATGRHYLDAQPIMAQLGLQGYLITGNGTRVYDQQGLQLHATDLPAEIAEEVLHTHWRTSASMHVFRDEGWLTETAVPEMLAAHHLSGFHFQLTDLRRLPAFGNSKVCFCAPHEELVKLQAQLSEHFGTRADLCFSAYDCLEVLPKGCNKGTALDRLSHHLGLTLADCMAFGDAMNDKEMLAGVGHGVVMGNALPQLKSLLPQLQVIGHCEQQAVAHYLQHWLRSPHLTYSPEF; encoded by the coding sequence ATGTATCGCCTGGCTGCTTTCGATATGGACGGCACCCTGCTGACTCCCGATCACCGTGTCGGGCCGGAAACGCTGAGCGCGTTGAAGCAGCTTATCGACAGGGAGATGGTGGTGACCTTTGCCACCGGGCGGCATTACCTCGATGCCCAGCCGATCATGGCGCAACTGGGGCTGCAAGGTTACCTGATCACCGGTAACGGTACTCGCGTCTATGACCAGCAAGGGCTGCAACTGCATGCTACCGACTTACCGGCGGAGATTGCCGAAGAGGTGCTGCATACCCACTGGCGCACCTCTGCCAGCATGCATGTGTTTCGTGATGAGGGGTGGTTGACCGAAACTGCGGTGCCGGAAATGCTGGCTGCACATCATCTCAGTGGCTTTCATTTCCAACTCACCGACTTGCGCCGTCTGCCCGCGTTTGGCAACAGTAAGGTCTGTTTCTGTGCCCCCCATGAAGAACTGGTCAAACTGCAGGCACAGTTGAGTGAGCATTTCGGCACCCGTGCTGACCTTTGCTTCTCGGCCTATGATTGCCTCGAAGTGCTGCCAAAGGGCTGCAACAAGGGAACGGCATTGGATAGGCTGAGCCACCATCTGGGGCTGACGTTGGCTGATTGTATGGCCTTCGGCGATGCGATGAATGATAAGGAAATGCTGGCGGGAGTAGGGCACGGCGTGGTGATGGGCAATGCTCTGCCACAGTTGAAATCGTTACTGCCCCAACTACAGGTTATCGGCCACTGCGAACAGCAGGCGGTGGCTCACTATTTACAACATTGGCTGCGTTCACCACACCTCACCTATTCCCCCGAATTCTGA
- a CDS encoding PLP-dependent cysteine synthase family protein, with protein sequence MTNAWVKYAIGEIEADFQRSADTHLIRLNLPEFPGIYLYLKDESTHPTGSLKHRLARSLFLYGLCNGWINQNTPIIEASSGSTAVSEAYFARLLGLPFIAVMPSCTAKRKVEQIAFYGGRSHFVDHAAQIYAVSEELAKELNGHYMDQFTFAERATDWRGNNNIADSIFRQMEREPHPVPKHIVMSAGTGGTSATLGRYIRYQGHDTQLTVVDPENSVFYDCFHHGDRTIIGSCGSRIEGIGRPRAEPSFIPSVIDNMLRVPDAASIATIYWLENILGRKVGASTGTNVWGALQLAKQMRDKGEQGAIVTLLCDSGERYLDTYYNSDWVNNNIGDLTPYAVQLTKL encoded by the coding sequence GGTAAAATATGCTATTGGTGAAATAGAAGCGGATTTCCAACGCTCCGCCGATACGCACTTGATCCGCCTGAACCTGCCGGAATTTCCAGGCATCTATCTCTACCTGAAAGATGAAAGCACCCATCCCACCGGCAGTCTGAAACACCGCCTGGCGCGTTCGCTGTTCCTTTATGGGCTGTGTAACGGTTGGATCAACCAGAACACGCCGATTATTGAAGCCTCTTCGGGCAGCACGGCGGTATCTGAAGCCTATTTTGCCCGCCTGCTCGGCCTGCCGTTTATCGCGGTGATGCCTTCCTGCACCGCCAAACGTAAAGTCGAGCAAATTGCCTTTTACGGTGGCCGCAGCCATTTTGTCGATCATGCGGCCCAGATTTATGCGGTGTCAGAAGAGTTGGCCAAAGAGCTGAACGGCCATTATATGGATCAGTTCACTTTTGCCGAACGTGCTACCGACTGGCGTGGCAACAACAACATCGCCGACAGTATTTTCCGCCAGATGGAGCGCGAACCGCACCCGGTTCCGAAACACATCGTGATGAGTGCCGGTACTGGTGGCACCTCAGCAACGCTGGGGCGCTACATTCGCTATCAAGGGCATGATACGCAGCTCACGGTGGTCGATCCGGAAAACTCGGTGTTTTACGACTGCTTCCATCATGGCGATCGCACCATTATCGGCAGCTGTGGCAGCCGCATCGAAGGGATTGGCCGCCCACGCGCCGAACCGTCGTTTATCCCTTCGGTGATCGACAACATGCTGCGCGTGCCAGATGCCGCCAGTATCGCCACCATTTATTGGTTGGAAAACATTTTGGGTCGCAAGGTAGGTGCTTCAACCGGGACCAACGTCTGGGGAGCGCTGCAACTGGCCAAGCAGATGCGGGACAAAGGCGAGCAAGGTGCCATCGTTACCCTGCTATGCGACAGCGGCGAGCGCTATCTGGATACCTATTACAATAGCGACTGGGTCAACAACAATATCGGTGACTTGACACCTTATGCCGTTCAGTTAACCAAGCTTTGA